From the genome of Gracilibacillus salitolerans, one region includes:
- the purM gene encoding phosphoribosylformylglycinamidine cyclo-ligase, translated as MSDIYKDAGVDVNAGYKAVDLMKKHIANTNRPEVIGGVGAFAGLFDISKFSYEEPVLVSGTDGVGTKLKLAFTMDKHDTVGIDLVAMCVNDIVAQGADPIFFLDYIACGKNQPEKIEQIVKGITDGCVQSDAALIGGETAEMPGMYDEDEYDLAGFVVGIADKKQIITGDKIASGDKVIGLASSGVHSNGFSLVRKIIEDKGLSYHDEIPELSTTLGEALLQPTKIYTKAIQQLKLDLTIKGISHVTGGGFYENLPRALPDNLGVKIQQGSWQKPAIFDYLQKQADLKEEDMYGVFNMGIGMAVILEAHEADMALQLLEDIGEEAYVIGEVIEETGVTFSND; from the coding sequence ATGAGTGATATTTATAAAGATGCAGGTGTCGATGTCAACGCCGGCTATAAAGCAGTCGACTTAATGAAAAAACATATCGCGAATACCAATCGCCCTGAAGTAATCGGTGGTGTAGGTGCTTTTGCAGGCCTTTTCGATATCAGTAAATTCTCTTATGAAGAACCAGTATTAGTCTCTGGAACAGATGGAGTCGGAACAAAGTTGAAACTTGCTTTCACCATGGATAAACATGATACAGTTGGAATTGATTTAGTGGCAATGTGTGTCAATGATATTGTTGCTCAAGGTGCTGATCCAATCTTTTTCTTAGATTATATTGCATGTGGGAAAAATCAACCGGAAAAAATCGAACAGATCGTAAAAGGCATAACAGATGGCTGTGTTCAATCCGATGCAGCACTTATCGGTGGTGAAACAGCTGAAATGCCAGGGATGTACGATGAGGATGAATATGATCTCGCAGGCTTTGTTGTTGGCATTGCGGATAAAAAGCAAATTATCACAGGTGATAAGATTGCATCCGGTGATAAAGTGATCGGACTTGCTTCATCAGGTGTTCATTCTAACGGTTTTTCACTTGTTCGAAAAATTATCGAAGACAAAGGCTTAAGTTATCATGACGAAATTCCTGAGCTATCGACAACCTTAGGCGAGGCACTATTACAGCCAACTAAAATTTATACAAAAGCGATTCAACAACTAAAGTTAGACCTTACGATTAAAGGGATCAGTCATGTCACAGGCGGCGGATTTTATGAAAACTTACCACGTGCATTACCCGATAATCTTGGTGTGAAAATTCAGCAAGGGTCTTGGCAAAAACCTGCTATTTTTGATTATTTGCAAAAACAGGCAGATCTAAAAGAAGAAGATATGTACGGAGTCTTTAATATGGGTATCGGTATGGCCGTTATTCTCGAAGCACATGAAGCAGATATGGCTCTCCAATTATTAGAGGACATTGGTGAAGAAGCATACGTCATCGGTGAAGTTATAGAAGAAACAGGGGTGACATTCTCCAATGACTAA
- the purN gene encoding phosphoribosylglycinamide formyltransferase, which produces MTKLAVFASGTGSNYNAIVEAVKNGTLDAEVSVLVCDKPNAEVVEKAKLNGTPAFVFDPKQYRNKQMFEAKIVEVLQEEKIDLIILAGYMRMIGKTLLRPFEGKIINIHPSLLPSFPGLDAIGQAFDAGVKVSGVTVHYVDAGMDTGKIIAQQAVDVQDGSSRDELQHAIQQVEHQLYPATIQKLITRGE; this is translated from the coding sequence ATGACTAAATTAGCAGTATTTGCATCTGGTACCGGCAGTAATTACAATGCGATTGTCGAAGCGGTCAAAAATGGTACACTAGATGCTGAGGTGTCGGTACTTGTTTGTGACAAGCCAAATGCGGAGGTAGTCGAAAAAGCCAAATTAAATGGAACGCCTGCCTTCGTATTTGATCCAAAACAATACCGAAATAAGCAGATGTTTGAAGCGAAAATTGTTGAGGTGTTGCAAGAAGAAAAGATTGACCTTATTATCCTTGCAGGGTATATGCGAATGATTGGAAAGACGTTATTACGTCCTTTTGAAGGGAAAATCATCAATATCCATCCTTCGCTTTTACCATCTTTTCCTGGACTGGACGCAATCGGACAAGCATTTGATGCTGGTGTGAAAGTGTCAGGGGTTACCGTGCATTATGTAGATGCTGGGATGGACACAGGAAAAATTATTGCTCAACAAGCAGTTGATGTACAAGACGGAAGCTCAAGAGATGAATTACAACATGCGATTCAGCAAGTAGAACATCAGCTTTATCCAGCTACGATTCAAAAACTGATCACGAGAGGAGAATAA
- the purH gene encoding bifunctional phosphoribosylaminoimidazolecarboxamide formyltransferase/IMP cyclohydrolase → MKKRALLSVSNKSNLVPFAEGLGKLGYELISTGGTLRALQDAGLPAKGVSEITNFDEILDGRVKTLHPYIHAGLLARRDQESHVKQLQERDIAPIDVVVVNLYPFKETIAKEDVTEEDAIENIDIGGPTMLRSASKNFRDVTVVVDPSDYDAVLENLGNNGGTVEFRKQLAAKVFRHTANYDAMIANYFVTITDEEDPETFTQTFEKVQSLRYGENPHQQAAFYKEGNVKGASIANAKQLHGKELSYNNIQDANAALEVVLEFPERPAAVAVKHMNPCGVGVGDTISDAFQKAYAADPVSIFGGIVALNHEVDEATANQLKEIFLEIVIAPSFSEKAFEILTVKKNIRLLETPMQVNEDDTKKVVSVIGGLLVQDRDNGKVLAEDIEVATDRKPDAKEIDELLFAWKVVKHVKSNAIVVAKGDQTLGVGAGQMNRVGAAGIAFEQAGEKAQGAVMASDAFFPMPDTVENAAKAGIKAIIQPGGSKRDQDSIDECNKHGIAMVFTKMRHFKH, encoded by the coding sequence TTGAAAAAACGTGCATTACTAAGTGTTTCTAACAAAAGTAATTTAGTACCTTTTGCAGAGGGACTAGGTAAATTAGGTTATGAATTAATCTCAACAGGTGGGACGTTAAGAGCATTACAAGATGCTGGTTTACCTGCAAAAGGTGTTTCCGAAATCACCAACTTTGATGAAATTTTGGATGGTCGTGTAAAAACATTACACCCATATATTCACGCAGGACTTCTTGCTCGCCGTGATCAAGAATCTCATGTGAAGCAATTGCAAGAACGTGATATTGCACCGATTGATGTTGTCGTTGTAAATCTTTATCCATTTAAAGAAACGATTGCGAAAGAAGATGTAACAGAAGAAGATGCGATCGAAAATATTGATATCGGCGGTCCAACGATGCTGCGCTCTGCATCGAAAAATTTCCGTGATGTCACTGTAGTCGTCGATCCTTCTGATTATGATGCAGTGTTAGAAAACTTAGGAAACAATGGTGGAACGGTTGAATTCCGTAAACAATTAGCTGCAAAAGTGTTCCGTCATACAGCAAACTATGACGCAATGATTGCCAATTATTTTGTAACTATTACTGATGAAGAGGACCCGGAAACATTCACCCAAACATTTGAAAAAGTACAATCCCTTCGCTATGGAGAAAACCCGCACCAACAGGCTGCGTTCTATAAAGAAGGAAATGTTAAAGGTGCTTCGATTGCCAATGCGAAACAATTACATGGTAAAGAATTATCGTATAACAACATCCAGGATGCTAATGCCGCTTTAGAGGTGGTGCTTGAATTCCCTGAACGACCAGCAGCAGTAGCTGTGAAGCATATGAACCCTTGTGGTGTAGGTGTCGGTGATACGATTTCTGATGCCTTCCAAAAAGCATATGCCGCTGATCCGGTCTCGATTTTTGGTGGAATTGTTGCACTAAACCATGAAGTGGACGAAGCAACTGCCAACCAACTAAAAGAAATTTTCTTGGAAATCGTAATTGCACCAAGCTTTTCTGAAAAAGCCTTTGAGATCTTAACCGTGAAAAAGAACATCCGTTTACTGGAAACACCAATGCAAGTAAACGAAGACGACACGAAAAAAGTAGTCAGTGTAATCGGTGGACTACTTGTTCAAGACCGTGATAATGGTAAAGTGTTAGCGGAAGATATAGAAGTCGCGACTGATCGTAAACCTGATGCAAAAGAAATCGATGAGCTTCTTTTCGCATGGAAAGTAGTAAAACACGTGAAATCTAATGCGATCGTTGTTGCAAAAGGGGACCAGACGCTTGGCGTAGGCGCTGGGCAAATGAACCGTGTTGGTGCTGCAGGCATTGCCTTTGAACAAGCAGGAGAAAAAGCACAAGGTGCCGTAATGGCATCAGACGCCTTCTTCCCAATGCCAGACACAGTAGAAAATGCAGCAAAAGCAGGCATCAAAGCGATCATCCAACCAGGTGGTTCCAAGCGTGATCAAGACTCCATTGATGAATGTAATAAACATGGAATCGCTATGGTATTCACTAAGATGCGTCACTTCAAGCATTAA
- the purD gene encoding phosphoribosylamine--glycine ligase, translated as MKVLVIGGGGREHIIVKKLKMSKRVTEIFAAPGNGGISQDATCVPIKDDAIEELVAFAQKEQIDWTIVGPEVPLTKGVVDAFREKNLKVFGPKKDAALIEGSKDFAKAFMKQYNIPTAKYKTFTDVEKAKAYIQQEGAPIVIKADGLAAGKGVVVAMTEQQALDAVENMLIDNKFGEAGSRVVIEEYLEGKEFSLFAFVDGENVYPMVPARDHKRAYDNDEGPNTGGMGAFSPVPDLDPKHVEFTIEKILKPVAKGMKKEGRTYTGVLYGGLIETKEGPKVIEFNARFGDPETQVVLPLLENDLIQVIEDVTAGKDPQLKWKKGYAIGTVVASKGYPGSYAKNVVLPDLAADDQVYVIHAGTGQSENGSFYSTGGRVLLVGSIQNSPEQAQKEIYQYLERFDDTDDFFYRKDIGFSRQ; from the coding sequence ATGAAAGTATTAGTAATTGGCGGCGGTGGTCGCGAGCATATCATCGTCAAAAAATTAAAGATGAGCAAGCGTGTAACAGAAATTTTTGCCGCACCCGGAAACGGCGGTATTTCACAAGATGCAACATGTGTGCCAATTAAAGATGATGCAATAGAAGAATTAGTCGCTTTTGCACAAAAAGAACAAATCGATTGGACAATTGTAGGCCCTGAAGTTCCCTTAACTAAAGGTGTAGTAGATGCTTTTCGTGAAAAAAATCTAAAAGTATTCGGTCCTAAAAAAGACGCTGCTCTTATTGAGGGAAGTAAAGATTTTGCCAAAGCATTTATGAAACAATATAATATCCCGACTGCCAAATACAAGACATTTACCGATGTTGAAAAAGCAAAAGCATATATACAACAAGAGGGTGCACCGATTGTTATTAAAGCAGATGGACTTGCCGCTGGAAAAGGTGTTGTCGTTGCAATGACAGAACAACAAGCTCTAGACGCAGTGGAGAACATGTTGATTGACAATAAATTCGGTGAAGCCGGAAGCAGAGTGGTTATCGAAGAATATTTAGAAGGAAAAGAGTTCTCCCTTTTTGCTTTTGTTGATGGTGAAAATGTTTATCCAATGGTACCTGCGCGTGATCATAAGCGTGCCTATGACAATGATGAAGGTCCAAATACAGGTGGTATGGGTGCTTTTTCTCCAGTACCAGATTTAGATCCGAAGCATGTAGAATTTACCATTGAAAAAATACTCAAGCCTGTTGCCAAAGGAATGAAAAAAGAAGGACGTACCTATACCGGAGTCCTTTATGGCGGTTTGATTGAGACGAAAGAAGGGCCAAAAGTAATCGAATTTAATGCGCGATTCGGTGATCCGGAAACCCAAGTGGTATTGCCTCTTCTTGAAAATGACCTTATCCAAGTAATCGAAGACGTAACTGCAGGAAAAGATCCACAATTAAAATGGAAGAAGGGCTATGCGATAGGGACAGTAGTTGCTTCAAAGGGTTATCCCGGTTCATATGCTAAAAATGTGGTGCTTCCAGATCTTGCGGCAGATGATCAGGTCTATGTGATCCACGCCGGAACCGGCCAATCGGAAAATGGCTCATTCTATTCTACAGGCGGTCGTGTTCTTTTAGTAGGTTCGATTCAGAACAGCCCGGAACAAGCACAGAAAGAGATTTATCAATATTTGGAACGATTTGATGACACCGACGACTTTTTCTACCGAAAAGATATTGGATTCTCCAGACAATAA
- a CDS encoding VOC family protein: MKFHRKPITFVSNVTIKVQDLDRSIAFYQKVIGFDILEKNKTTAELTTDGTTSILTLEQPENVEPKQGRTTGLYHFAILLPTRKDLANFVFYSIDVGLPLASSDHLVSEALYFSDPDGNGIEVYRDRDPAGWTWQGDQVEMAVDPLDFEDLLKEGEKGAWQGLPKETVMGHIHLHVAEMENTKHFYETGLGFETVSQFGKQALFISTGKYHHHIGLNTWNGVGAPMPSENSVGLQSYTITYPTKEAVHHTVQNLKAIGASVEEEENQTITKDPSGNKIIITS; this comes from the coding sequence ATGAAATTTCATCGAAAACCGATTACATTTGTCAGCAATGTCACCATAAAAGTACAGGACTTAGATAGATCGATTGCCTTTTATCAAAAAGTCATCGGATTTGATATATTAGAAAAAAACAAAACAACAGCTGAGCTAACCACAGATGGTACGACAAGTATTCTTACATTGGAACAACCCGAAAACGTTGAGCCAAAACAGGGACGTACAACAGGTTTATATCATTTTGCTATATTATTACCGACAAGAAAGGATCTCGCAAACTTTGTATTTTACAGTATAGATGTTGGTTTACCTTTGGCATCGTCTGATCATTTAGTAAGTGAAGCATTATACTTCTCAGATCCAGACGGAAATGGAATTGAAGTATATCGTGACAGAGATCCCGCTGGATGGACATGGCAAGGTGATCAAGTGGAAATGGCTGTTGACCCATTAGATTTTGAGGACCTCTTAAAAGAAGGAGAAAAAGGTGCATGGCAAGGACTACCGAAAGAGACAGTGATGGGGCATATTCACCTTCACGTTGCAGAGATGGAGAATACCAAGCATTTTTATGAAACAGGATTAGGTTTTGAAACGGTATCCCAATTCGGTAAGCAAGCATTATTTATTTCGACAGGGAAATACCATCATCACATAGGCTTGAACACATGGAATGGAGTAGGTGCCCCTATGCCATCAGAAAATAGTGTCGGTTTACAATCTTATACGATCACCTATCCAACAAAAGAAGCAGTCCATCATACGGTTCAAAATTTGAAAGCAATTGGTGCTTCTGTTGAGGAAGAAGAAAACCAAACTATTACGAAAGATCCGTCAGGGAATAAAATTATTATTACCTCTTAA
- a CDS encoding WD40/YVTN/BNR-like repeat-containing protein — MRKVLIALSCMIVLSIILSIFYEQSREPVPLPLYNVEQNQQQEESNTPEEKDPLVPINVEDKIGYSLQNDALQITYDDGNTWAPVPIEKDLLFQGEYQGNKTELIDNSFILTENDAAFLYSNGGVQVIYSQNQGHTWEESIVVNGVPAIRFRKIEFLDDQFWYVIFSTDRTMSAEGSLIYISTNQGESWESINMPDTTRLVADGGFVDEETGFMSYGTINPEEPDLYVTNDQGETWERAVFDIPSQYARVFVIAKAPFKEEDHLALIMDQGPNGDYYRDGLIRAKFISTDNGNTWEFAEEVEPENEEVG; from the coding sequence ATGCGAAAAGTTTTAATAGCACTTAGTTGTATGATCGTTCTATCGATTATCTTATCGATTTTTTATGAGCAAAGTCGTGAGCCAGTTCCTTTACCTTTATATAATGTTGAACAGAACCAACAACAAGAAGAAAGCAATACACCAGAAGAAAAAGATCCATTAGTTCCGATAAATGTGGAGGACAAAATAGGTTACAGTCTTCAAAATGATGCATTGCAAATTACTTATGATGACGGTAATACATGGGCGCCTGTTCCTATCGAAAAAGATTTACTCTTCCAAGGAGAGTATCAAGGCAATAAAACAGAATTAATCGATAATAGTTTTATTCTAACAGAAAACGATGCTGCTTTTCTTTATTCGAATGGAGGAGTACAGGTGATCTATTCACAGAATCAGGGGCATACCTGGGAAGAGAGCATTGTAGTAAATGGGGTTCCTGCCATCAGATTCAGAAAAATAGAATTCCTTGATGATCAATTCTGGTATGTTATTTTTTCTACCGATCGAACGATGTCAGCGGAGGGATCGTTGATATACATATCTACCAATCAAGGCGAAAGCTGGGAATCTATCAATATGCCTGACACAACAAGACTAGTAGCGGATGGTGGCTTTGTTGATGAGGAGACAGGCTTTATGTCTTACGGTACGATTAACCCTGAGGAGCCAGATTTATATGTGACAAACGACCAAGGTGAAACATGGGAACGGGCAGTATTTGATATTCCTTCTCAATATGCTAGAGTCTTTGTCATTGCCAAAGCGCCATTTAAAGAAGAAGATCACCTCGCGTTAATAATGGATCAAGGACCTAATGGTGATTACTACCGAGACGGATTGATTAGAGCAAAATTCATTTCAACAGATAATGGAAATACATGGGAATTTGCAGAGGAGGTAGAACCGGAAAATGAAGAAGTGGGCTAA
- a CDS encoding MogA/MoaB family molybdenum cofactor biosynthesis protein, translating into MSQAHKAEAPQTVRCKIITVSDTRTKDTDKSGKLMHQYLEGHNHQVNAYNIVKDEQMEIQQAIEEGIQQSDIDAILINGGTGIAKRDVTIEVVENMLDKEIPGFGEIFRMLSYTEDIGSAAILSRATAGVVQDKAVFATPGSSGAVKLAMEKLIIPELGHVMREINKDLSRN; encoded by the coding sequence ATGTCACAAGCACACAAAGCAGAAGCACCTCAAACAGTAAGATGTAAAATCATTACCGTCAGCGATACACGAACAAAAGATACCGATAAAAGTGGTAAACTGATGCATCAGTATTTAGAAGGACATAATCACCAAGTCAATGCTTATAATATCGTGAAAGATGAACAGATGGAAATCCAACAAGCGATAGAAGAGGGTATTCAGCAGTCTGACATTGATGCGATCTTAATCAATGGTGGTACAGGCATCGCCAAACGAGATGTGACAATCGAAGTAGTTGAGAATATGCTAGATAAAGAAATACCTGGATTCGGAGAAATTTTTCGGATGCTTAGTTACACAGAAGATATCGGTTCAGCAGCAATCCTTTCCCGTGCAACAGCAGGTGTCGTACAGGATAAAGCCGTTTTTGCAACGCCAGGATCTTCTGGTGCCGTAAAATTAGCGATGGAAAAATTGATTATTCCAGAATTAGGACATGTTATGAGGGAGATTAATAAGGATTTATCACGGAACTAA
- a CDS encoding DUF6036 family nucleotidyltransferase — protein sequence MITVNEIKQVFPKLKKLSKFERQIQFAALITEYMKAKNIKPVIVGGLAVEIYTRNDYQTQDIDFVSDGWDKFNSILTDLGFIRTEREWYHTDLEIAVEVPSNVLEGSEEHIVELELLDGKNVYVISVEDIIIHRLEGIVFSTTYPKEDEDDEWAHRLFLIHRDNLDLTYLKEQAEATKVLSFIKEWMK from the coding sequence ATGATTACCGTGAATGAAATAAAACAGGTATTTCCTAAACTAAAGAAGCTATCAAAGTTTGAACGTCAAATCCAATTTGCAGCACTTATAACAGAATATATGAAAGCTAAAAACATTAAGCCAGTCATTGTGGGCGGACTTGCAGTTGAAATTTATACAAGAAATGACTATCAGACCCAGGATATTGATTTTGTTAGTGATGGATGGGATAAGTTCAATTCAATACTTACTGATTTGGGTTTTATACGAACAGAACGCGAGTGGTACCACACTGATTTAGAAATAGCAGTGGAAGTCCCATCTAATGTTCTTGAAGGAAGTGAAGAACATATTGTGGAGTTAGAACTTCTCGATGGAAAAAATGTCTATGTTATTAGCGTGGAGGACATTATCATTCATCGATTAGAAGGCATTGTCTTTTCTACGACTTATCCCAAGGAAGATGAAGATGATGAGTGGGCACACCGATTGTTTCTTATTCATAGAGATAATCTGGATCTCACTTATTTAAAAGAACAGGCAGAAGCCACTAAAGTTTTGTCATTTATAAAAGAATGGATGAAATAA
- the moaC gene encoding cyclic pyranopterin monophosphate synthase MoaC — translation MAEFSHINEQGRAKMVDITDKQVTSRTAIARSSILVNQEIYTKIVDQTIGKGDVLSVAQVAGIMAAKQTSTIIPMCHPLPLSGINIQFDWENEEDTYELVITVEAKTKGSTGVEMEALTAASVTALTIYDMCKAVDKGMVIGQTYLLKKTGGKSGIYKREE, via the coding sequence ATGGCTGAATTTTCTCATATAAATGAACAAGGTAGAGCGAAAATGGTGGACATAACAGACAAACAGGTAACGAGTAGAACCGCCATAGCCCGCTCAAGCATTTTGGTAAATCAGGAAATCTATACGAAAATTGTTGATCAAACCATTGGCAAAGGGGATGTCCTTTCCGTAGCACAAGTGGCCGGGATTATGGCGGCAAAGCAAACATCAACTATTATTCCGATGTGTCATCCATTACCGTTAAGTGGGATCAATATTCAATTTGACTGGGAGAACGAAGAGGATACATACGAGTTAGTAATAACAGTAGAAGCCAAGACAAAAGGGAGTACCGGTGTGGAGATGGAAGCTTTAACCGCTGCTTCTGTTACAGCATTAACCATTTATGATATGTGTAAAGCAGTTGATAAAGGAATGGTAATTGGCCAGACTTATTTACTTAAAAAAACTGGTGGGAAAAGTGGGATATATAAGAGAGAGGAGTAG
- the modA gene encoding molybdate ABC transporter substrate-binding protein — protein MKRVLYILLALTLLTACQQEEEITISAAASLTDALQEIVQQFEEVNQDITVSLNLGGSGSLSQQIIQGAPADIFFSASVPHFERVLQTGLIEEENARALLANELVWIQPKGDQLATTMDSFDQMAIGTPEIVPAGSYAQQALTTQGIYNKLEDQLVFTKDVRQVVQYVESNNVDAGIVYRTDALISNKVQINETLPMGEHDQIIYPVGIIKDSRAVGAFYDYLQSDEALDIFQQYGFQEIDGDIDGSIFSTN, from the coding sequence ATGAAACGAGTACTATACATATTATTAGCTCTTACTTTATTAACCGCATGTCAGCAAGAAGAAGAAATAACTATTTCGGCAGCGGCATCCTTAACTGACGCATTACAAGAGATTGTACAACAATTTGAAGAGGTAAACCAGGATATAACCGTTTCACTTAATCTGGGCGGGTCAGGTTCGTTGAGCCAGCAAATTATTCAGGGAGCACCAGCAGATATCTTTTTCTCTGCCTCTGTTCCACATTTTGAACGTGTTTTACAAACAGGATTGATCGAGGAAGAGAATGCTCGTGCTTTATTAGCGAATGAACTGGTATGGATTCAACCAAAAGGTGATCAACTAGCGACTACGATGGACTCTTTCGATCAAATGGCGATTGGGACACCAGAAATCGTTCCCGCTGGTAGCTATGCACAACAAGCTTTGACGACACAAGGAATATATAACAAATTAGAAGATCAACTCGTTTTTACGAAAGATGTTAGACAAGTCGTACAATATGTAGAAAGTAATAATGTAGATGCCGGCATTGTTTATCGTACAGATGCATTGATCTCTAATAAAGTGCAAATAAATGAAACATTGCCGATGGGGGAGCACGATCAGATCATATATCCAGTTGGTATCATCAAGGATTCTCGTGCGGTAGGAGCCTTTTATGACTATTTACAGTCAGATGAAGCACTCGATATATTTCAACAATACGGATTTCAAGAAATAGATGGTGACATAGATGGAAGCATTTTTTCAACCAATTAA
- the modB gene encoding molybdate ABC transporter permease subunit, which produces MEAFFQPIKLSLIVSTIALIIVFFLGTLTAWVMFKKDFKGKVWIETILILPIVLPPTVIGFILIMIFGQNGLLGKVTNLLFNQSLMFTIWAAIIAAVVVAFPLMYQSVKTGLTFVDRYIEDAARVDGSNEWDVFRYITLPLIQKPILSGVILSFARALGEFGATLMFAGNIPGRTQTVPMAIYVAFESNKMTLAWAWVLSIIVVSFVMLFFIRKSA; this is translated from the coding sequence ATGGAAGCATTTTTTCAACCAATTAAATTATCATTAATTGTCTCAACCATAGCATTAATAATTGTCTTTTTCCTGGGCACCTTAACTGCATGGGTGATGTTTAAAAAAGATTTTAAAGGGAAAGTATGGATAGAAACCATATTAATATTACCAATCGTTTTACCTCCGACTGTAATTGGGTTTATTTTAATTATGATATTTGGCCAAAACGGTCTGTTAGGTAAAGTAACGAATCTATTGTTTAATCAATCGCTTATGTTTACGATTTGGGCAGCTATTATTGCAGCAGTGGTGGTTGCTTTTCCGCTTATGTATCAATCTGTCAAAACAGGTTTAACATTTGTGGACCGCTATATAGAAGATGCAGCAAGAGTAGATGGTTCCAATGAATGGGATGTTTTTCGATATATTACTTTGCCATTAATTCAAAAGCCTATTCTTTCAGGAGTCATTCTTAGCTTTGCCAGGGCTTTAGGAGAATTTGGAGCTACGTTAATGTTTGCCGGAAATATTCCTGGTCGTACACAAACAGTACCGATGGCGATCTATGTAGCCTTTGAATCCAATAAAATGACACTAGCATGGGCGTGGGTTTTGTCTATCATTGTCGTATCTTTTGTGATGCTATTTTTTATACGTAAATCTGCCTAA